Proteins from one Mucilaginibacter jinjuensis genomic window:
- a CDS encoding flavin reductase family protein, with translation MHIESNPSILYFGTPVVLISTKNENGTDNLAPMSSIFWLGWRCVIGLAAASKTTHNLMRNRECVLNLPSVNEVKAVNRMAKTTGSNPVPDGKIAKGYRYEEDKFGIAGLHELPSISVTPPRVAECPVQLEAVVEAVHGLAEGDINQRGRIVTFELRITKVHLEESILTDGHPNRVDPDKWRPLIMSFQQFYGLGQQVHYSTLAEIPEHLYNSPDRERAMDITS, from the coding sequence ATGCATATCGAAAGCAATCCTTCTATACTCTACTTCGGTACTCCAGTAGTATTAATCAGCACTAAAAATGAAAATGGCACAGATAACCTCGCCCCTATGTCGTCGATATTTTGGCTGGGCTGGCGTTGTGTAATTGGGCTGGCTGCTGCATCTAAAACCACGCATAATTTAATGCGCAATAGAGAATGCGTTTTAAATCTGCCTTCGGTTAATGAAGTAAAAGCCGTAAATCGCATGGCTAAAACCACGGGTTCCAATCCTGTACCCGATGGTAAAATAGCCAAAGGCTACCGTTATGAAGAAGATAAATTTGGCATTGCCGGCCTGCATGAACTGCCATCAATATCTGTAACGCCGCCACGTGTTGCAGAATGCCCGGTTCAATTAGAAGCTGTGGTTGAAGCTGTACATGGCTTGGCCGAGGGCGATATTAACCAACGGGGCCGCATAGTAACATTCGAGCTACGGATCACGAAAGTACACCTCGAAGAATCTATTTTAACGGATGGCCACCCCAACCGGGTTGATCCCGATAAATGGCGGCCATTGATTATGAGCTTTCAGCAATTTTATGGTTTAGGCCAGCAAGTGCATTACTCTACCCTTGCCGAAATACCTGAACATCTTTACAACTCGCCCGACAGAGAAAGAGCGATGGACATTACTTCTTAG
- a CDS encoding MgtC/SapB family protein, giving the protein MVNPDHIQYNQEIFKILLSAVIGCMVGLEREIRRKPAGFRTLAIISVGATIFTICSYKLGFPGNQDRIAANIITGVGFLGAGVIYRNGFSVSGITTAATIWIAAALGMLIGIGEYGLTALSLVTSLIILSVMEYLQDYIDSRFQHRNYTITCRGEYNHNQLNEKFAQHQLKVRNFKETRQDTQTNFEFDISGKENNLELFNQWLKQNEEVFSFVW; this is encoded by the coding sequence ATGGTAAATCCAGACCACATTCAGTATAACCAGGAAATCTTTAAAATACTTTTATCAGCTGTAATTGGCTGCATGGTAGGGCTGGAGCGCGAAATTAGGCGTAAGCCTGCCGGTTTCAGAACGCTGGCTATTATTAGTGTGGGGGCAACCATATTTACCATCTGCTCTTATAAACTGGGTTTCCCGGGTAACCAGGACCGCATTGCTGCCAATATTATTACGGGAGTAGGCTTTCTGGGGGCTGGCGTTATTTATAGAAATGGCTTTTCGGTGTCAGGCATTACAACGGCAGCCACCATCTGGATTGCGGCGGCACTAGGTATGCTGATTGGGATAGGGGAGTATGGCCTCACAGCATTGTCGCTCGTTACCTCGCTCATCATTCTCTCGGTAATGGAATACTTGCAGGATTATATTGATAGCCGTTTTCAACACCGTAACTACACCATTACCTGCCGTGGCGAATATAATCATAACCAGCTAAACGAGAAATTTGCCCAGCATCAGCTTAAAGTCCGCAACTTTAAAGAGACCCGACAGGACACCCAAACCAATTTTGAATTTGATATAAGTGGCAAAGAGAACAATCTTGAGCTGTTTAACCAGTGGCTTAAGCAAAATGAAGAGGTATTTTCATTTGTTTGGTAG
- a CDS encoding low affinity iron permease family protein, whose protein sequence is MAKKKNLFERFSNWATIATGSSAAFIIAITVIVVWLVSGPIFKYSDTWQLIINTGTTIVTFLMVFLIQKSQNKDSKAIHLKLNEILASHEGSSNRMVDIEDLTEEELDQLHKFYVKLSDLAEKEDDLTCTHSIDAAEENQKRKSNRYIPSKVKAESKK, encoded by the coding sequence ATGGCAAAGAAAAAGAATCTGTTCGAAAGGTTTTCGAACTGGGCAACAATAGCAACCGGCAGTTCTGCTGCATTTATTATCGCAATCACAGTAATCGTAGTATGGCTGGTATCTGGCCCCATATTTAAATATTCGGATACCTGGCAGCTTATCATTAATACAGGCACTACTATAGTTACCTTTTTAATGGTTTTCCTGATCCAGAAATCACAGAATAAGGATTCGAAAGCCATCCACCTCAAGTTAAATGAGATACTGGCTTCGCACGAAGGTTCGAGCAACCGAATGGTTGATATTGAAGACTTAACCGAAGAAGAATTGGATCAGCTTCATAAATTTTATGTGAAATTATCAGATCTTGCTGAGAAAGAGGATGACCTTACCTGTACCCATTCGATAGATGCAGCTGAAGAGAATCAAAAGCGTAAATCGAACAGGTATATACCAAGTAAGGTTAAAGCAGAATCTAAGAAGTAA
- a CDS encoding YciI family protein — protein sequence MDEFILIFRHEDGNKVASPEQIQIWMKQTMDWIGGIAAQNKFVGGNGLSFDDARIVKYNSVVTNGPFGEIKETIGGYIIVKAESADEAAEFAKGCPVLQGDGNSVEVRKLAKRDGVH from the coding sequence ATGGATGAATTTATTTTAATCTTCAGGCACGAAGACGGCAACAAGGTAGCATCACCAGAACAGATCCAGATCTGGATGAAACAAACGATGGATTGGATTGGCGGCATTGCAGCACAAAACAAATTTGTAGGCGGCAACGGTTTATCCTTTGATGATGCCCGTATTGTTAAGTACAACAGTGTAGTAACCAATGGCCCTTTCGGTGAAATTAAAGAAACAATCGGCGGCTATATTATAGTTAAAGCTGAGTCGGCCGATGAAGCTGCCGAATTTGCCAAAGGCTGTCCGGTTTTACAAGGCGATGGCAATAGTGTTGAAGTGCGCAAACTGGCGAAAAGAGATGGTGTTCATTAA
- a CDS encoding DUF1003 domain-containing protein — protein sequence MEKKSQQAPEPELKSSLDFTKTRTDHITVFIIDVLGSMKFLLSCFIIFAVWICWNINLFPLLKPFDPFPFPILEMAVSLFAIILSVSVLINQNRQGRIETIRQQVEFEANVRAEEEITKILNMVHEIHQRMGITTVTDQQLEEMKEPTDIKQIHKAIDDIESNESIKADPDQ from the coding sequence ATGGAAAAGAAAAGCCAACAAGCCCCGGAGCCGGAACTAAAATCTTCGCTCGATTTTACCAAGACGCGCACAGATCACATTACCGTGTTTATAATTGATGTTTTGGGCAGCATGAAATTCCTGCTATCATGTTTTATAATTTTTGCAGTTTGGATCTGTTGGAATATAAACTTATTTCCACTCTTAAAGCCCTTTGATCCGTTCCCGTTTCCGATCTTAGAAATGGCAGTCTCTTTATTCGCCATTATATTGTCGGTGTCCGTTTTAATTAATCAAAACCGGCAGGGCAGGATTGAAACTATCCGTCAACAGGTAGAATTTGAGGCTAATGTGCGGGCAGAAGAAGAGATCACTAAAATATTAAATATGGTACACGAAATACACCAGCGGATGGGGATTACTACTGTTACCGACCAGCAGTTGGAAGAAATGAAGGAGCCTACAGATATTAAACAAATTCATAAGGCTATTGATGATATCGAATCAAACGAAAGCATTAAAGCCGATCCCGATCAATAA
- a CDS encoding DUF1456 family protein — protein sequence MSNNDIMKKLRVALKFTDDDIIKVLLLADFKVTKNEISAIFRNDDHPNFKPCGDQILRNFLNGLIIYKRGPRPPKAPKQDPA from the coding sequence ATGAGCAATAACGATATCATGAAAAAGCTTCGGGTAGCTTTAAAATTTACAGACGACGATATTATTAAGGTTTTGTTACTGGCCGATTTCAAGGTAACCAAAAATGAGATCAGCGCCATCTTTCGCAATGATGACCATCCCAACTTTAAACCTTGCGGCGATCAGATCCTCCGCAACTTTTTAAACGGGTTGATTATCTACAAACGCGGCCCCCGTCCGCCAAAGGCTCCGAAGCAAGACCCGGCATAA
- a CDS encoding RNA polymerase sigma factor: MQNQELIDHLFRTEFRKITAVLCKYLGIDHIDIAEDIAGETFLSALETWPYKGVPPNPSAWLYAVAKNKAKNHIIRGQIFADKIEGTLTSSLPQEYEIEIDLSDQNIADSQLQMLFAICNPSISVEAQTGLALRILCGFGIDEIANAFLSNKETINKRLFRAKEKLRAEKIKIEFPPPTEINKRINAVLTTLYLLFNEGYYSESQDSVLRKDLCLEAMRLTYMLIENAQTNLPVVNALLALMCFHSSRFEARKNAQGEIILYDDQDETLWDKSLIAKGAYYLNQASQGNEITKYHLEANIAWWHTQKADTPEKWESILHLFNQLLVIEYSPIAALNRTYAVSKVRGNAAAIIEAEKLKLTDNHFYFTLLGELYKEIDTQKAKQHFAQALLLAKTSADKQLIQQKIDKL, translated from the coding sequence ATGCAAAACCAGGAATTAATAGACCACCTGTTCAGAACAGAGTTCCGTAAAATAACGGCGGTACTCTGTAAATACCTGGGCATCGACCATATTGATATTGCCGAAGATATTGCCGGTGAAACATTCCTTTCGGCACTCGAAACCTGGCCGTATAAAGGTGTCCCACCCAACCCATCGGCTTGGTTGTATGCTGTCGCTAAAAACAAAGCAAAAAATCATATTATCAGAGGTCAAATTTTTGCAGATAAGATAGAGGGCACACTTACTTCTTCCCTGCCGCAGGAGTATGAAATTGAGATTGACCTTTCGGATCAAAACATTGCCGATAGTCAGTTGCAAATGCTGTTTGCTATATGCAATCCCTCAATTTCTGTAGAGGCACAAACGGGGCTTGCCCTGCGTATACTATGTGGCTTTGGTATTGATGAAATTGCCAATGCATTTTTGAGCAATAAAGAAACCATTAACAAGCGTTTGTTTAGGGCGAAAGAAAAATTAAGGGCGGAAAAAATCAAAATCGAATTTCCGCCACCAACAGAGATCAACAAGCGCATAAATGCGGTGTTAACCACTTTATATTTATTGTTTAACGAAGGTTATTATTCAGAAAGTCAGGATAGCGTATTGCGCAAAGACCTGTGTTTAGAGGCCATGCGCCTTACCTATATGCTGATAGAAAATGCGCAAACCAATCTGCCCGTTGTAAATGCATTGCTTGCCTTAATGTGTTTCCACTCTTCCCGTTTTGAAGCCCGAAAGAATGCCCAGGGTGAAATTATTTTGTACGATGACCAGGACGAAACCTTATGGGATAAAAGCCTGATTGCCAAAGGTGCTTATTATCTTAACCAGGCATCACAAGGAAACGAAATTACCAAATATCACCTCGAAGCCAACATTGCCTGGTGGCATACCCAAAAAGCAGATACTCCCGAAAAGTGGGAAAGTATTTTACACTTATTTAATCAGTTGTTGGTAATCGAATATTCGCCCATTGCAGCGCTTAACCGTACTTATGCGGTTTCGAAAGTACGCGGAAATGCAGCCGCAATAATTGAAGCAGAGAAACTGAAACTAACTGATAATCATTTCTATTTTACCCTACTCGGCGAATTATATAAGGAAATTGATACCCAAAAAGCTAAGCAACATTTTGCACAAGCATTGCTGCTTGCCAAAACCAGTGCAGATAAACAGCTTATTCAGCAAAAGATTGATAAGCTTTAA
- a CDS encoding lmo0937 family membrane protein produces the protein MRSLLYIIAVILIIGWVLGEFVYSAGGLIHILLVIAIISLILGFLRRDTVV, from the coding sequence ATGAGATCTTTATTATATATCATCGCAGTTATCTTAATCATTGGATGGGTATTAGGCGAATTCGTATATTCTGCAGGTGGTTTAATCCACATCTTATTAGTTATCGCTATCATTTCCTTAATTTTAGGATTCCTGAGAAGAGATACTGTAGTTTAA
- a CDS encoding DEAD/DEAH box helicase, whose amino-acid sequence MIKQALDNLKINALNPMQEAAIAAAKKSDVILLSPTGSGKTLGFLLPLLGLLDANIPAVQAMILVPSRELALQIEQVFRAMGSGFKVNCCYGGHDVKIERNNLSQPPAVLIGTPGRIAHHLRRESFSTDTIKTLILDEFDKALEFGFQEDMSYIIKQMPAIKKRILTSATQMDEIPSFTGINKPVKLDYLDKTETVSNLKQKAVVAEAADKLEALFALICKVSDQPTLVFCNHREAVDRISDLLYDMGLPHDIFHGGMEQDDRERALIKFRNGSHRILITTDLASRGLDIPEIEHIIHYQLPHNEEAFIHRNGRTARMHATGTSYLMLTPDEKPAYLKEVPEIEDLSADPVLPKPSPWATLYIAAGKKDKINKVDIVGLLLQKGELAKEDLGLIEVLDHSSYAAVKRNRIERVVQLVKNEKIKGKKIRIEISR is encoded by the coding sequence ATGATAAAGCAAGCGCTCGATAACTTAAAGATAAATGCCCTTAACCCCATGCAGGAGGCCGCCATTGCAGCTGCTAAAAAAAGTGATGTCATATTGCTTTCGCCTACAGGTTCGGGCAAAACGCTGGGCTTTTTATTGCCATTACTGGGTTTGCTTGATGCCAACATCCCAGCCGTGCAGGCAATGATATTGGTACCATCCCGCGAGTTGGCTTTACAGATAGAGCAGGTTTTCAGGGCTATGGGCAGCGGCTTTAAAGTAAACTGTTGTTATGGCGGCCACGATGTAAAAATCGAACGCAACAACCTGTCGCAGCCACCTGCTGTATTAATTGGCACACCGGGCCGTATTGCACATCACCTGCGCCGAGAAAGTTTCAGCACGGACACTATCAAAACATTGATACTCGACGAGTTTGATAAGGCTCTCGAATTCGGTTTCCAGGAGGATATGTCGTACATCATCAAACAAATGCCGGCCATAAAAAAACGGATCCTTACCTCGGCCACACAAATGGACGAGATTCCGTCGTTTACAGGCATTAACAAACCCGTTAAACTTGATTATCTGGATAAAACAGAAACAGTCTCCAACCTTAAGCAAAAAGCAGTAGTTGCCGAAGCAGCCGATAAACTGGAAGCGTTGTTTGCACTCATTTGCAAGGTAAGCGACCAACCTACACTTGTTTTCTGTAACCACCGCGAAGCAGTTGACCGCATCAGCGACCTATTGTACGACATGGGTCTGCCCCACGATATTTTTCACGGTGGTATGGAGCAGGATGATCGTGAGCGGGCATTGATCAAATTCAGAAACGGCAGTCATAGGATCTTAATTACTACCGACCTGGCTTCGAGAGGACTGGACATTCCAGAAATTGAGCACATCATCCATTACCAGTTACCGCATAACGAAGAAGCTTTTATCCACCGCAATGGCCGTACAGCACGAATGCATGCCACAGGTACATCGTATTTAATGTTAACACCTGATGAAAAGCCTGCCTATTTAAAGGAAGTTCCTGAGATTGAAGATTTGTCTGCCGATCCTGTTCTGCCTAAACCATCACCCTGGGCTACGCTGTATATTGCTGCCGGTAAAAAAGATAAAATTAACAAGGTAGATATAGTAGGCCTGCTTCTACAAAAAGGAGAACTTGCCAAAGAAGATCTGGGCTTGATAGAGGTGCTCGACCATTCATCGTATGCAGCTGTAAAACGTAACCGTATAGAGCGTGTTGTACAGTTAGTTAAAAACGAAAAAATTAAAGGCAAAAAAATAAGAATAGAAATTTCCCGCTAA
- a CDS encoding quinone oxidoreductase family protein: MKALCFDIFGSPDVLYYGDVADRVIGDDEVMVKTKAIGLNFADTYRRNGNYHLVGQPPFIAGYEGAGEIVQIGKNISHLKIGDRIGFADVPLANAELVAVPASHAIPLPTNIGLETAAAMLLQGLTAQYLTTDSYQVKPGNVILVHAAAGGVGQLLVQLSKHFGATVIGLTSSAIKKQNVINAGADDCFLYNEDWKKQLVDKYKGVDVVYESIGSTLMDSFEVTKTGGTIVFFGFAGGNPPLIDPRMLMDTSKTITGGDLWSYLTSAEERLKRSAELFNWIEQGVISVDISRKFALSDGAAAHAFLESRQSTGKILLIP; the protein is encoded by the coding sequence ATGAAAGCCCTTTGTTTCGACATTTTTGGCAGCCCTGATGTTTTGTATTATGGCGATGTTGCCGATCGGGTTATCGGCGATGACGAAGTGATGGTTAAAACAAAGGCCATCGGCTTAAATTTTGCCGATACCTACCGCCGTAACGGCAACTATCATTTGGTAGGCCAGCCACCATTTATTGCAGGTTACGAAGGTGCGGGCGAAATTGTACAGATTGGCAAAAACATCAGCCACCTAAAAATAGGCGACCGTATTGGCTTTGCCGATGTACCTTTGGCCAATGCCGAATTGGTTGCAGTACCCGCAAGCCACGCTATCCCCTTACCCACAAATATTGGTCTCGAGACCGCAGCAGCCATGTTATTGCAAGGCTTAACAGCACAATATTTAACTACCGACAGCTATCAGGTAAAGCCTGGCAATGTTATTTTAGTACATGCTGCTGCTGGTGGCGTAGGTCAGTTATTGGTACAATTGAGCAAGCATTTTGGGGCTACAGTTATCGGCTTAACATCATCGGCCATAAAAAAACAGAATGTTATTAATGCAGGTGCCGATGATTGTTTTCTGTATAACGAAGACTGGAAAAAACAACTTGTAGATAAATACAAAGGTGTTGATGTAGTATACGAAAGCATCGGCAGCACCTTAATGGACAGTTTTGAAGTTACCAAAACCGGAGGCACAATTGTTTTCTTCGGTTTTGCAGGGGGTAACCCACCATTAATTGATCCACGGATGCTGATGGATACCTCAAAAACCATAACAGGCGGCGACCTTTGGAGTTATCTAACTTCGGCCGAAGAACGTTTAAAACGCTCTGCTGAGTTGTTTAACTGGATAGAACAAGGAGTTATCAGCGTTGACATCAGCAGAAAGTTTGCTCTCAGCGATGGCGCTGCTGCCCATGCTTTTCTGGAGAGCCGCCAAAGCACTGGAAAAATATTGCTGATCCCTTAA
- a CDS encoding class I SAM-dependent methyltransferase, with amino-acid sequence MEITNPAFNYDKYGKQYSGQRRTDPHIATFINEALGDAKTVLNIGAGAGSYEPEDRYVIAVEPSIAMRAQRINNHKIPAIIATADNLPFDDKAFDATMAIVTVHHWPDIRKGLQELRRVTKHRVIVMTFDPDSLGNFWNAEYFPEVIEVERQRYPTIDFLMEAMGGKTLVEAVSVPLNCVDGFQEAYYGRPEAFLSKEVRKAQSAWGFIAEDEQERIVKRLADDLESGAWDAKFGHYRTQPTFTCALRLIIADYD; translated from the coding sequence ATGGAAATAACTAACCCTGCCTTTAACTACGATAAATATGGTAAACAGTACTCGGGACAAAGGCGTACTGATCCACATATTGCAACTTTTATTAACGAGGCGTTAGGCGATGCCAAAACCGTGCTGAATATTGGAGCAGGGGCAGGTTCATACGAACCTGAAGACCGTTATGTAATTGCTGTTGAACCCTCCATAGCTATGCGCGCCCAGCGGATAAATAACCATAAAATACCGGCTATTATTGCCACTGCCGATAACCTGCCTTTTGATGATAAAGCTTTTGATGCTACAATGGCCATTGTTACCGTACACCATTGGCCCGATATTAGGAAGGGCTTGCAGGAGCTAAGGCGCGTTACCAAACACCGGGTTATTGTAATGACTTTCGACCCGGACTCACTGGGTAATTTCTGGAATGCGGAATACTTTCCCGAAGTGATTGAGGTAGAACGCCAGCGCTATCCAACTATCGATTTTTTGATGGAAGCGATGGGAGGGAAGACATTGGTAGAGGCTGTGTCTGTTCCGCTGAACTGTGTAGATGGGTTTCAGGAAGCATATTATGGCAGGCCGGAAGCTTTTTTGAGTAAAGAGGTACGTAAAGCACAATCTGCCTGGGGCTTTATTGCCGAAGATGAGCAGGAGCGGATTGTAAAGCGCTTAGCCGACGATCTGGAATCGGGTGCCTGGGATGCAAAATTTGGGCATTACAGAACCCAGCCCACCTTTACCTGCGCGTTACGGTTAATTATTGCCGATTACGATTAG